Proteins found in one Salinimonas lutimaris genomic segment:
- a CDS encoding polysaccharide pyruvyl transferase family protein, producing the protein MAKRLAVIGGTGSIEQAYAKPTGQLFKECGLNTGNLAFWHAVSTQIAGEKTYVGWGADPAYLRNNFDAIVFPAANQLNPDWDMGVLANLFEQARLPVFVIGLGAQAKNNSQKLSFKPGSRRFIDVLKEHAVRIGVRGAYTASVLNDQGVQNVDIIGCPSNFISDDPFLGAHHELKFNELNPAAMSLVCNLDFKRDLQTFLQNCFDWGQKTNALFVNQSPLDAVELSRAGHMDYNNQYAVHLKNLYCPSVSEASFKNTVLSRFTAYFCASEWMAQVQKYDLSVGSRLHGNFLAWQAGVPCLVHPHDSRTAELRELLQVPLMPAVAANQKIELKDVLSEVEFCGEHYDSRRKNLLGKYISLITDSELTPSTHLSNLNSAMKSKHSQVA; encoded by the coding sequence ATGGCAAAGCGACTTGCAGTGATTGGTGGAACAGGCTCTATTGAGCAGGCTTATGCGAAACCAACTGGGCAGCTATTCAAAGAGTGTGGCCTGAATACCGGAAACCTTGCGTTTTGGCATGCTGTTTCAACTCAGATTGCTGGCGAAAAAACGTATGTAGGCTGGGGGGCCGATCCAGCTTATTTGCGCAATAACTTTGACGCTATTGTTTTTCCTGCTGCCAATCAATTAAATCCTGACTGGGATATGGGCGTTTTGGCTAATCTTTTTGAGCAAGCCAGGCTGCCTGTTTTTGTAATTGGACTTGGTGCGCAGGCCAAAAATAATTCACAAAAGCTATCGTTTAAGCCAGGCTCCCGACGTTTCATTGATGTGTTAAAAGAGCATGCAGTAAGAATTGGTGTACGAGGAGCCTATACCGCATCTGTTTTGAATGACCAGGGCGTTCAAAATGTCGATATTATTGGTTGTCCTTCCAACTTCATCAGCGACGACCCATTTCTTGGTGCTCATCATGAGTTAAAGTTCAACGAGTTAAACCCTGCCGCTATGAGCCTGGTATGTAATCTGGACTTCAAACGAGACCTGCAGACTTTTTTGCAAAACTGTTTCGACTGGGGACAAAAAACAAATGCTTTATTTGTTAATCAGTCTCCGCTTGATGCCGTTGAGCTAAGCCGGGCAGGGCACATGGATTACAATAACCAGTATGCGGTGCACCTGAAGAATCTGTATTGCCCGTCAGTATCAGAAGCTTCCTTCAAAAATACGGTGTTAAGCCGGTTTACTGCCTACTTTTGCGCGTCAGAATGGATGGCCCAGGTCCAAAAATACGATTTATCTGTCGGTAGTCGCTTACATGGCAACTTTCTCGCGTGGCAAGCCGGTGTGCCCTGTCTTGTGCATCCCCACGACTCGCGTACAGCTGAGCTTCGGGAGTTGTTACAAGTACCACTGATGCCGGCTGTCGCCGCTAACCAAAAAATTGAGCTAAAGGATGTGTTAAGCGAGGTCGAATTTTGCGGAGAGCACTACGATTCACGCAGGAAAAATCTTCTCGGCAAGTATATCTCACTAATAACAGACTCAGAGCTAACACCTTCAACACACTTATCGAATTTAAATTCTGCTATGAAAAGTAAGCACTCTCAGGTTGCCTGA
- a CDS encoding glycosyltransferase family 4 protein, with translation MHNQRILIMSHGHPEINKGGAEVAAYNMYKELERAGQDVYFVARTAQTPHGGAAFSTRNTSREILFHTTMDDGFLFSNLKTRHIWQEFRDLLQLIKPDVVHLHHYFLFGIEVLQEIKHTLPEAKVVLTLHEFLAICHNKGLMVKTDGKLCYKASPRDCHGCFPEKQPGDFFFREKYLKALFQNVDHFVSPSHFLKQRYVDWGLQDHQISVIENGQPITPCAQKSEQSSGRVHLAFFGQINPYKGIDVLLKALSILPDSVAKKVSVDIYGANLDKQDSSYQKQVKKLLKKVRHLVSFHGAYESHEMPDLLAGADWAIVPSVWWENSPMVIQEAFSAGVPLIVSNIGGMKEKVQHQVNGLHFRAGSATDLADTIEQCLEPDVIQQCSGNIIPTVSISECVTQHLALYSQ, from the coding sequence ATGCATAACCAGCGAATTCTTATTATGTCTCATGGCCATCCTGAGATTAATAAAGGTGGCGCCGAAGTCGCGGCGTATAACATGTATAAGGAGCTAGAGCGAGCCGGTCAGGATGTGTATTTTGTTGCGCGCACAGCGCAAACACCCCATGGCGGAGCGGCTTTTTCAACACGCAATACCAGCCGTGAAATATTATTTCATACCACCATGGATGATGGCTTTTTATTTTCTAACCTTAAAACCCGTCATATCTGGCAGGAATTCAGGGATCTTCTGCAACTGATTAAACCCGACGTTGTGCATCTTCATCATTACTTTCTGTTTGGCATAGAGGTTTTACAGGAAATAAAGCATACCTTGCCTGAGGCTAAGGTGGTGCTAACTTTACATGAGTTTCTGGCTATCTGTCATAACAAAGGGCTGATGGTGAAAACAGATGGAAAGCTATGCTACAAGGCAAGTCCGCGCGATTGTCATGGTTGCTTTCCTGAAAAGCAGCCCGGCGATTTTTTCTTCCGCGAAAAGTATTTAAAAGCGCTGTTTCAGAATGTTGACCATTTTGTATCTCCGTCTCATTTCCTGAAGCAAAGATATGTTGACTGGGGGTTGCAGGACCATCAGATATCCGTAATTGAAAACGGCCAGCCCATCACACCATGCGCTCAAAAGTCGGAGCAAAGTTCCGGGCGAGTGCATCTGGCTTTTTTCGGGCAAATTAACCCGTACAAAGGTATCGATGTGTTGCTTAAAGCGCTGAGTATTTTGCCTGACAGTGTTGCCAAAAAAGTATCAGTGGATATTTATGGTGCTAATCTTGATAAACAGGACTCTTCTTATCAGAAGCAGGTAAAAAAACTGCTCAAAAAAGTACGGCACCTGGTCAGTTTTCACGGCGCGTACGAAAGCCATGAGATGCCTGATTTGCTTGCTGGTGCCGACTGGGCGATTGTGCCTTCTGTGTGGTGGGAAAATTCCCCAATGGTGATACAGGAAGCATTCAGTGCTGGCGTGCCTCTGATTGTTAGTAACATAGGCGGCATGAAAGAAAAGGTTCAGCATCAGGTCAATGGTTTACACTTCAGAGCCGGTAGTGCCACAGATCTGGCTGATACTATTGAGCAGTGCCTTGAACCTGATGTTATACAACAGTGCTCTGGCAATATTATTCCCACAGTCTCCATTTCTGAGTGCGTAACACAGCATCTGGCTTTGTATTCACAATAA
- a CDS encoding adenylyltransferase/cytidyltransferase family protein, whose protein sequence is MKTIITYGTFDLFHVGHVRLLRRLKKLGDRLVVGLSTDEFNKVKGKEVIIPYADRYEILMACQYVDDVFPEDNWQQKRDDIIREKADIFAIGDDWAGKFDDLEDIVNVLYLPRTQNVSTTELKTVLRKIDQDKIDEVKNVASHLTELVSKL, encoded by the coding sequence ATGAAAACTATAATTACTTATGGAACTTTCGACCTATTTCATGTTGGTCATGTAAGATTACTCCGTCGCCTCAAAAAACTCGGTGATCGCTTAGTAGTCGGTTTATCTACCGATGAATTCAACAAAGTAAAAGGCAAGGAAGTGATTATTCCTTATGCTGATCGTTATGAAATACTGATGGCTTGTCAGTACGTTGACGATGTTTTCCCAGAAGATAACTGGCAGCAGAAGCGCGATGATATTATTCGAGAAAAAGCAGATATCTTCGCCATTGGGGATGACTGGGCGGGGAAATTTGATGACCTGGAAGATATTGTTAACGTACTATACCTGCCACGTACTCAGAATGTGTCTACAACAGAATTGAAAACTGTGTTGCGTAAAATTGATCAGGATAAAATTGACGAAGTAAAAAACGTTGCATCTCATTTAACTGAGCTGGTAAGTAAGCTTTAA
- a CDS encoding discoidin domain-containing protein, producing the protein MHSFVRRAAGKIRRTLFPVKPQPAATIQDVVTWLEANPVNEFRGAKSKQPLVVEKIGRKARFVRLSLQVTSSFHLDTIEIYNKDGRNIAPDKKTIISSCYNDDDKYNGEGALIGKKNGGNGFHTKREKNPWLVIDLGTIRNLDKVVIYNREDQFYTRALSLRIECSQNLRDWGLVHDNWKPLKTFDNTRLTEHTKALLHVAVLDAEPATAYINKLKKSGDISAALAFQQEVNELLAPKELALGPHGLTQTFNMRSDAAKDKVVRELSWLLSVFNDKLGIAAFISSGTLLGVVRDGQLIPHDDDVDICYISNETTEQGILAEREAMVRALTEEGCRVAPSGIAHYWCTTPGGQAIDLFTGYVQQNECFMNPIGSVSKADVLPLQDKFFHGHNLKLPANPEPLLQLNYGPNWRYPDPLWTFDWSKAKQQFKFLYF; encoded by the coding sequence ATGCATTCTTTTGTAAGACGCGCAGCTGGAAAAATTCGTCGTACCCTGTTCCCGGTAAAACCGCAACCCGCTGCCACTATTCAGGACGTAGTGACATGGTTAGAAGCAAATCCGGTTAACGAGTTCAGGGGGGCAAAGTCTAAACAGCCTCTTGTTGTTGAAAAAATCGGGCGCAAGGCCCGGTTTGTGCGCTTAAGTCTACAGGTCACGTCTTCATTTCATCTTGATACGATTGAAATTTACAACAAAGATGGCCGTAACATTGCGCCCGATAAAAAGACAATTATTAGTTCATGCTATAACGATGATGATAAGTACAACGGTGAAGGCGCACTGATTGGTAAAAAAAACGGAGGAAACGGCTTTCACACCAAGCGTGAAAAAAATCCGTGGCTGGTTATCGACTTAGGAACTATCCGTAATCTGGATAAAGTTGTTATATACAATCGGGAAGATCAGTTTTATACCCGGGCCCTGAGCTTGCGTATTGAGTGTTCTCAGAATTTACGTGACTGGGGGTTAGTTCACGATAACTGGAAACCGCTTAAAACCTTCGACAACACTAGACTGACTGAACATACCAAAGCATTATTGCACGTTGCAGTGCTTGATGCAGAGCCAGCCACAGCCTATATCAATAAGCTAAAAAAATCGGGTGATATCAGTGCAGCACTTGCATTTCAGCAGGAAGTGAATGAACTTCTTGCGCCAAAAGAGCTGGCACTCGGCCCGCATGGGTTGACTCAGACTTTTAACATGCGCAGCGATGCAGCCAAAGATAAGGTGGTCAGGGAGCTTAGCTGGCTACTTTCAGTATTTAACGACAAACTGGGCATTGCAGCGTTTATATCTTCAGGAACTCTGCTGGGGGTAGTACGTGATGGCCAGCTTATTCCACACGATGACGATGTGGATATTTGCTATATAAGCAACGAAACCACAGAGCAGGGAATTCTGGCAGAACGTGAAGCAATGGTTCGGGCTTTAACAGAAGAAGGGTGCAGAGTGGCACCATCTGGTATTGCACATTATTGGTGTACCACTCCGGGAGGACAGGCTATTGATTTGTTTACCGGCTACGTTCAGCAGAATGAATGCTTTATGAATCCGATCGGCTCGGTAAGTAAAGCCGATGTACTTCCATTGCAGGATAAGTTTTTTCACGGGCATAATCTGAAGCTTCCGGCAAACCCGGAGCCATTATTACAACTGAACTATGGGCCGAACTGGCGCTACCCTGACCCACTGTGGACATTTGACTGGTCGAAAGCCAAGCAGCAATTTAAGTTTTTATATTTTTAA
- a CDS encoding glycosyltransferase family 2 protein, whose product MKAFLKKFISRYLPGLKRKLTDDLIVSADFIVVQGNKAVLTGWVLHRTQPVAGQHLTLNQRDAVMQFFPRSDVSNRFSVSSQHCSGFLAVFDNVAGTNWETASLHFMEKQRKLSKLGPSPLTSPAELLHHIPEDRAICAKFLKSQGFELTKSSDVGAVSVVKLDPEVHKIKTLVSGIDTGQPNFAAAVENDVLKEVHKIWRERIGTFSEASLRVFGNVPKQPAVSIIIPLYGRYDFIQHQIAAFSNDSFMRDVEVIYVLDDPRLAREVDITAFGVHQIFQFPFKLVISEQNRGFAGANNLGAEYASSQQLLLLNSDILPKSKGWLAELLQRFKQHDDCGIMGATLVYEDETVQHAGMTFRDDSHFPGIYMNHHPYKGMPIDLLALDDVYESQIVTGACMLMQTKLYRELGGLDPMYVLGDFEDSDLCLKVVDAGYRIYCSNTQLYHLERLSQDLVDSGTWKFKLTLTNGIYQMTKWRSLIEKMAGSNA is encoded by the coding sequence ATGAAAGCGTTTCTTAAAAAATTCATTTCCCGCTATTTACCCGGGCTAAAAAGAAAGCTCACTGATGACCTGATTGTATCTGCGGACTTTATTGTTGTGCAAGGCAACAAGGCTGTGCTTACCGGCTGGGTATTGCATCGCACTCAGCCTGTGGCTGGTCAGCATTTGACGCTAAACCAGCGTGATGCAGTAATGCAGTTTTTCCCCCGAAGCGATGTATCAAACCGGTTCAGTGTTAGTAGCCAGCATTGCTCTGGTTTTTTGGCTGTGTTTGACAATGTTGCCGGAACTAACTGGGAAACTGCGTCGCTGCACTTTATGGAAAAGCAGCGTAAGTTAAGTAAGCTAGGCCCTTCTCCTTTAACCAGCCCGGCTGAATTGCTCCATCATATTCCCGAGGATAGGGCGATTTGCGCAAAGTTTTTAAAAAGCCAGGGGTTTGAGTTGACCAAATCTTCTGATGTGGGTGCTGTTTCTGTTGTCAAGCTAGACCCTGAAGTTCATAAAATTAAAACCCTGGTAAGTGGCATTGATACTGGACAGCCAAACTTTGCCGCAGCGGTAGAAAACGATGTGCTAAAAGAAGTACATAAAATCTGGCGCGAGCGTATTGGCACCTTTAGTGAAGCATCGTTACGGGTCTTTGGGAATGTGCCGAAGCAACCCGCTGTCAGTATCATTATCCCTTTATATGGCCGGTATGATTTTATACAGCACCAGATAGCAGCATTCTCAAACGATTCTTTCATGCGTGATGTTGAGGTTATCTATGTACTTGATGACCCAAGGCTAGCCAGGGAAGTAGACATAACAGCATTTGGTGTACATCAGATTTTTCAGTTTCCTTTTAAACTGGTCATATCGGAACAAAATCGTGGTTTTGCGGGCGCAAATAATCTGGGCGCGGAATATGCTAGTTCACAGCAGTTGCTTTTGCTCAACTCCGATATTCTGCCAAAATCCAAAGGCTGGCTTGCTGAGTTATTGCAACGATTTAAACAGCATGATGATTGCGGAATCATGGGGGCTACGCTGGTTTATGAAGACGAAACAGTCCAGCACGCCGGAATGACATTTCGTGATGATTCTCATTTTCCGGGTATATATATGAATCATCATCCTTATAAAGGCATGCCGATTGACTTGTTAGCGCTTGATGATGTTTATGAGTCGCAGATCGTGACCGGCGCCTGCATGTTGATGCAAACCAAGTTGTACAGAGAGCTGGGGGGACTGGATCCCATGTACGTGCTGGGAGACTTTGAAGATTCGGATCTGTGCTTAAAAGTAGTGGATGCCGGTTATCGTATTTATTGCTCAAACACCCAGCTTTATCATCTTGAAAGATTATCGCAGGATCTGGTTGATAGTGGTACGTGGAAGTTTAAACTTACGCTGACAAACGGTATCTATCAGATGACCAAGTGGCGAAGCCTGATCGAAAAAATGGCAGGAAGTAATGCATAA
- a CDS encoding NAD(P)-dependent oxidoreductase, which yields MLIYGNGQIAKEFKKCNIDNLTIFASGVSNSRCEDKTEFSRERNLLLKALEESPLESLFVYFSSAALSLGQGEVNDYYTHKLSMEYIIKSSGKRFLILRIPQLFAGYKKHPTLINYLIEKVLKEEMFDLQTKATRYLVDVKDIVAFTKYFHSCESEFNNRILDFANPYCYEIKEIVSDIERIYSKKARYNEVNEGMQYNLDLDYLNDLDIFSDFGRNYFYERLNTYNEI from the coding sequence ATGCTTATTTACGGTAATGGTCAGATAGCAAAAGAATTTAAGAAATGTAATATAGATAACTTAACTATATTCGCAAGTGGTGTGTCTAATTCAAGATGCGAAGATAAAACAGAGTTCTCGCGCGAAAGAAATCTTTTACTGAAAGCGTTGGAAGAAAGTCCTTTAGAAAGTTTATTTGTCTATTTCAGTAGTGCGGCGTTATCCCTTGGCCAGGGAGAGGTTAATGATTATTATACTCACAAGCTCTCAATGGAGTATATAATAAAGAGTAGTGGAAAAAGATTCTTGATTCTTAGAATTCCACAATTGTTTGCAGGTTATAAAAAGCATCCTACTTTAATAAATTATCTAATTGAGAAAGTGCTAAAAGAAGAAATGTTTGACCTCCAAACTAAAGCTACAAGATATCTAGTAGATGTTAAAGATATTGTAGCCTTCACTAAATACTTTCATTCCTGCGAATCTGAATTTAACAACCGTATCTTAGATTTTGCTAATCCTTATTGTTATGAAATAAAAGAAATAGTATCTGATATAGAAAGAATATACTCTAAGAAAGCTCGTTATAATGAAGTGAATGAAGGAATGCAGTATAATCTTGATCTGGACTATCTGAATGACTTAGATATTTTTTCTGACTTCGGAAGGAACTATTTCTATGAAAGGTTGAATACGTATAATGAAATCTAA
- a CDS encoding LicD family protein codes for MEIARRIVRKIKRHATSLRKDVSVAGTELSTKVEDTRFASGKRVVQRLPGFVYGYFRNVAPYRFFVNATVSRVRLSLIDEKPEVINFNYISFWVKKDDGSYAKYDGSYQCAMSSVAEVLPDPDAAMQGTEGNSVSVHSKREIKPWWEVTFAEPVELAYIELYNRKDIHGKRERSLLVTAYNAQDKKVKRFSRVSSQLAWEQFQTQAAPLLKNTLDYMADLNSFSDGPALKKAVESFIFAPQISYKQDKEALLALLEKAHLAARQPTPDLPDSLNSALEVTIPDNAKALRITGFRRKLKRAVQLKVSVNEKILCLDEQSVSPTEALIELKARIWTLQHAHIFSLPLGTTTASTVVKIFCDDFYSKDAFVQRLVEYQDADGQWHTVETTLNNLQARVGLVTLHEWIIGTSWSASFTRHLAHLLATYRMSQARTAKPLLRANRGLLPDFYEGIKEGAHSATYIPAVTYTRHGLTIPFSEIDSGFLADRMAAFAAYLKAEYSLDAFPCYGTLLGIYRDGDFLPHDDDIDLAVIVDLPDGKTYRQATEDWAQKLSENGLQCRPPTPMSLNLHCYFEDFDMDLFFIYRIPEKSDKVWTHMQGYNVREVDRKLLEPLSELKFKGFTFNTPGNIEGFLKDRYGEGWVTPDPTYEL; via the coding sequence GTGGAAATCGCACGGCGAATTGTAAGGAAAATAAAGCGACACGCTACATCCTTGAGAAAAGATGTAAGCGTTGCTGGAACAGAATTAAGCACAAAGGTAGAGGACACCCGGTTTGCTTCGGGCAAACGTGTGGTTCAACGCTTACCAGGGTTTGTTTACGGCTATTTTCGGAACGTAGCACCTTACCGCTTTTTTGTTAACGCTACTGTTTCCCGCGTTCGTCTTTCTTTGATTGATGAAAAACCAGAAGTTATCAACTTTAACTACATTTCTTTCTGGGTGAAGAAAGATGATGGTAGTTATGCGAAATATGATGGCAGCTATCAATGCGCTATGAGCTCAGTGGCCGAGGTTTTGCCTGACCCAGACGCTGCTATGCAGGGTACAGAGGGCAATTCGGTATCTGTACATTCCAAGCGGGAAATAAAGCCATGGTGGGAAGTAACCTTCGCCGAGCCCGTCGAACTGGCTTATATTGAACTTTATAACCGTAAAGATATACACGGTAAACGTGAACGCAGTCTGCTTGTTACCGCCTATAATGCTCAGGATAAGAAAGTAAAGCGTTTCTCACGGGTTTCATCGCAACTTGCCTGGGAACAGTTTCAAACTCAGGCTGCTCCGCTACTGAAAAATACGTTAGATTATATGGCTGATCTAAACAGTTTCAGTGATGGTCCGGCACTCAAAAAAGCGGTCGAATCATTTATTTTCGCTCCCCAAATTTCCTACAAACAGGATAAAGAAGCGTTACTTGCCTTACTGGAAAAAGCGCATCTTGCTGCAAGACAGCCTACGCCTGATCTACCTGACTCACTCAACTCAGCTCTGGAAGTCACTATTCCGGACAATGCCAAAGCGCTCCGTATAACCGGATTTCGTCGAAAACTTAAACGGGCTGTACAACTTAAAGTGTCAGTTAACGAAAAAATTTTATGCTTAGATGAACAGTCTGTATCACCAACAGAAGCGCTAATCGAGTTGAAAGCCAGAATATGGACATTGCAGCATGCCCACATTTTCAGCTTGCCGCTAGGTACTACAACAGCGTCGACAGTAGTTAAAATTTTCTGCGATGACTTTTACAGTAAAGACGCATTTGTTCAACGGCTTGTGGAGTATCAGGATGCCGACGGCCAGTGGCATACTGTTGAAACAACACTGAACAACCTTCAAGCCCGGGTCGGGCTTGTTACTTTACACGAATGGATCATAGGTACATCCTGGTCTGCCAGCTTTACACGACATCTGGCTCATTTGCTGGCCACATATCGTATGAGCCAGGCGCGAACTGCAAAACCGCTACTACGTGCAAATCGTGGTTTATTGCCAGATTTTTACGAGGGCATAAAAGAGGGAGCGCATAGTGCCACATATATCCCTGCGGTTACTTATACAAGACACGGTCTGACTATTCCGTTCAGTGAAATTGACTCGGGATTTCTGGCTGACAGAATGGCAGCTTTTGCTGCTTATCTTAAAGCCGAATATTCACTGGATGCTTTTCCATGCTATGGCACGTTACTGGGTATATACAGAGACGGTGATTTCCTGCCTCATGACGACGATATTGATCTTGCGGTTATCGTTGATCTGCCTGACGGTAAAACCTATCGACAGGCAACAGAAGATTGGGCTCAAAAGTTAAGTGAAAATGGCTTACAATGTCGCCCCCCTACGCCTATGAGTTTGAATCTGCATTGTTATTTTGAAGATTTCGATATGGATTTATTTTTCATATACCGCATCCCTGAAAAGTCGGACAAGGTATGGACTCATATGCAGGGTTATAATGTTCGGGAGGTGGACCGGAAGTTGCTGGAACCTTTATCTGAACTTAAATTCAAAGGTTTTACCTTCAATACACCTGGCAATATCGAAGGCTTTTTGAAAGATCGGTATGGTGAAGGTTGGGTAACCCCAGATCCAACATATGAGTTGTAA